In the Paenibacillus pabuli genome, one interval contains:
- a CDS encoding EndoU domain-containing protein, with protein sequence MINMRRSSAVVGSFPNGVRVGNIPNHKNKAKRSGEGQAWFPKEWTAEDIKKSGEYVANLPKNRVKGDGEWMFGNYNNVRVGVIKNDGQIGTITPDNSRQP encoded by the coding sequence ATGATCAACATGCGCCGTTCATCAGCGGTCGTGGGTTCTTTCCCAAACGGTGTGCGAGTTGGTAATATACCTAACCACAAAAACAAAGCAAAGCGAAGTGGAGAGGGCCAAGCTTGGTTCCCTAAGGAATGGACAGCGGAAGATATCAAAAAGTCAGGTGAGTACGTAGCAAATCTCCCCAAAAACAGAGTTAAAGGTGATGGTGAATGGATGTTTGGAAACTATAATAACGTTAGAGTGGGAGTGATCAAGAACGATGGTCAGATCGGAACGATTACTCCAGATAACTCAAGACAACCGTGA